From the genome of Xyrauchen texanus isolate HMW12.3.18 chromosome 22, RBS_HiC_50CHRs, whole genome shotgun sequence, one region includes:
- the LOC127662800 gene encoding rho-related GTP-binding protein RhoB: MAAIRKKLVVVGDGACGKTCLLIVFSKDEFPEVYVPTVFENYVADIEVDSKQVELALWDTAGQEDYDRLRPLSYPDTDVILMCFSVDSPDSLENIPEKWVPEVKHFCPNVPIILVANKKDLRNDENVRNELARMKQEPVKIEDGRAMAVRISAYDYMECSAKTKDGVREVFETATRAALQKRSRPSGGCAKCCNLL; the protein is encoded by the coding sequence ATGGCTGCTATAAGAAAGAAGCTGGTTGTCGTCGGGGATGGTGCATGTGGGAAAACATGCCTGCTCATCGTGTTCAGCAAAGACGAGTTCCCAGAAGTTTATGTGCCCACCGTTTTCGAGAACTATGTAGCAGATATCGAGGTGGACAGCAAGCAAGTGGAATTGGCACTGTGGGATACCGCGGGGCAGGAAGATTACGACCGGCTCCGTCCTCTGTCCTACCCGGACACTGACGTGATTCTCATGTGCTTTTCCGTTGACAGTCCGGACTCATTGGAAAACATCCCCGAGAAATGGGTTCCAGAAGTTAAGCACTTCTGCCCCAACGTGCCGATTATATTAGTGGCAAATAAGAAGGACTTGCGAAATGATGAGAACGTAAGAAACGAGCTGGCCAGGATGAAACAGGAGCCGGTTAAGATCGAGGATGGCCGGGCCATGGCCGTACGGATCAGCGCGTATGATTACATGGAGTGTTCGGCGAAAACGAAGGATGGCGTTCGCGAGGTTTTCGAGACGGCCACGCGGGCTGCGCTGCAGAAGAGGTCCAGACCGTCTGGAGGCTGTGCCAAATGCTGTAACTTGTTGTGA
- the hs1bp3 gene encoding HCLS1-binding protein 3 has product MPDGLITNRPLQNESTGIDLHVPLYQEVRGSMITGHVEYQIVVVTRLAAFKSAKHKPGDVVQFVVSKKYSELDEFYHSLMTRYPSITLPLMPRKALFVGETDLRERRVAFDELVKFISKHPMLANCSELLEFLGAKTTLSDIKTTNKPENAEEDGLDFFGRDEPSNLGSVSHTKSVKPPQPPEEEELFDPLGSERCKKHMNPRNVSPVVKSVPIPKPKTLFDEEDDPDKGLFTPEVKADMRLFEDPHFGRTDILMCSNASNNSIPSNNTKIDEDIDELFRVEVDLDKLLTVSKTVKRRPDTAPKPKPEVKGKSSPVTHTTGLQQSRAEAMDQMDILQYIQQNDMPASEDLDLF; this is encoded by the exons ATGCCAGATGGACTTATCACAAACAG gCCATTGCAGAATGAGTCCACTGGAATTGATCTGCACGTGCCACTGTATCAGGAGGTCAGAGGATCGATGATTACAGGACATGTGGAATATCAGATTGTTGTTGTGACCCGCCTTGCTGCTTTCAAgtctgcaaaacacaaaccagGAGATGTTGTGCAGTTTGTT GTCTCCAAGAAGTACAGTGAACTTGATGAGTTTTACCACAGCCTGATGACTAGATATCCTAGCATCACTCTGCCTTTAATGCCTCGCAAAGCCCTGTTTGTGGGTGAGACAGATCTCCGTGAGCGTAGGGTGGCTTTTGACGAGCTTGTCAAATTCATTTCCAAACACCCAATGCTGGCTAACTGTTCAGAGTTACTGGAGTTTTTAG GAGCAAAGACAACACTTTCTGATATTAAAACCACTAATAAGCCTGAAAATGCGGAGGAAGATGGCCTGGATTTTTTTGGACGAGATGAACCATCCAACCTTGGGTCAGTGTCACACACAAAAAGTGTAAAACCACCTCAGCCACCTGAAGAGGAGGAATTATTCGACCCATTAGGCAGTGAGCG GTGTAAGAAACACATGAATCCTAGGAATGTGTCCCCAGTGGTCAAGTCTGTCCCTATACCCAAACCCAAAACACTGTTTGATGAGGAGGATGACCCAGACAAGGGACTATTTACACCTGAAGTAAAGG CTGATATGAGGCTATTTGAGGACCCACACTTTGGAAGGACTGACATTTTGATGTGTTCAAATGCCAGTAACAACAGCATTCCGTCTAATAATACTAAAATTGACGAAGATATAGATGAGCTTTTCAG GGTGGAAGTCGATTTGGACAAACTCCTGACCGTCAGCAAGACGGTCAAACGTAGACCAGATACTGCTCCGAAACCCAAACCCGAAGTGAAAGGAAAGTCGTCCCCTGTGACCCATACTACTGGGCTGCAGCAGAGCAGAGCTGAAGCTATGGATCAGATGGATATCCTCCAGTACATCCAGCAAAATGACATGCCAGCCAGTGAGGATTTGGATCTTTTTTAG